A window from Kovacikia minuta CCNUW1 encodes these proteins:
- a CDS encoding PEP/pyruvate-binding domain-containing protein, whose amino-acid sequence MALETSLLANPVYVSWFEELRITDIDKVGGKNASLGELIRTLKDQGVRVPDGFAITVDAYWTFLKAEGLKDKLRSHLDDLAQGKQSLAQVGRAIRWLFLQTPCSP is encoded by the coding sequence ATGGCGTTAGAGACAAGTCTTTTGGCAAATCCTGTGTATGTCAGTTGGTTTGAGGAGTTAAGGATCACTGACATTGACAAAGTGGGGGGTAAAAATGCCTCTTTGGGCGAACTAATCCGTACCCTGAAAGATCAGGGTGTCCGGGTTCCCGATGGATTTGCAATCACGGTTGATGCCTACTGGACCTTTCTAAAAGCAGAAGGGCTGAAAGATAAACTCCGCTCCCATTTAGATGATCTGGCGCAGGGCAAACAATCCCTGGCACAGGTGGGGAGAGCAATTCGCTGGTTATTTTTGCAAACCCCCTGTTCCCCCTGA
- a CDS encoding pentapeptide repeat-containing protein, whose protein sequence is MERFSLPILLTTTLVALGTVSLAANPDQVKQLINTRDCPGCDLTEASLYSYDLVGANLKGANLTSAALQGSTLNSATLTDAVLEQANLALVKFERANLQGAKLFKANLYGADLSEADLTGADLREANLEGADLRNANLTGANLQKANLAKAKVRGVIATGANLSGARMPDGSEFKQSPAQPTPTPQPTK, encoded by the coding sequence ATGGAACGGTTTTCTCTGCCAATTTTGTTGACCACAACCCTGGTTGCCTTAGGAACGGTTTCCCTGGCTGCGAATCCGGATCAGGTGAAACAACTGATCAACACCCGCGATTGTCCAGGTTGTGACTTAACGGAAGCGAGCCTGTACAGCTATGATCTGGTAGGGGCAAACCTCAAAGGCGCAAATTTGACCTCGGCTGCCCTACAGGGTTCTACGCTGAACTCAGCCACCTTGACTGATGCTGTTTTAGAGCAGGCAAATCTGGCTCTGGTCAAGTTTGAACGGGCAAATTTACAGGGCGCAAAATTATTCAAAGCCAATCTGTACGGAGCCGACCTGAGCGAGGCAGATCTCACCGGAGCCGATCTGCGGGAAGCCAATTTGGAAGGGGCAGACCTGAGAAACGCCAACTTAACTGGAGCCAATCTGCAAAAGGCAAACCTGGCAAAAGCAAAAGTGCGAGGAGTGATTGCCACCGGGGCAAACCTGAGTGGAGCCAGAATGCCCGATGGTAGCGAATTTAAACAATCTCCTGCACAGCCCACACCCACTCCCCAACCGACAAAGTAA
- a CDS encoding YybH family protein has protein sequence MMDANEILKAMCEKYQAAVSANDSTAYRNLFATDAIRMPPGAEPEYGPEEIAKNEQKDYEVAKWTIQSTPIDALRIDDQWIYGIAHVDITTVFHTDGTTQSFEATKTWLLHKEDSGEWLIKRQMWNLK, from the coding sequence ATGATGGATGCCAACGAGATTCTCAAGGCGATGTGCGAGAAGTATCAGGCGGCTGTTAGCGCTAATGATTCAACAGCCTATCGGAACCTATTTGCCACGGATGCAATTCGGATGCCACCTGGAGCGGAGCCTGAGTATGGGCCAGAGGAGATTGCAAAGAACGAACAGAAGGATTATGAGGTTGCAAAATGGACGATTCAATCCACTCCGATCGATGCTCTGCGAATTGACGATCAATGGATCTATGGCATCGCCCACGTCGATATAACCACGGTCTTCCACACTGATGGAACGACCCAATCATTTGAAGCCACAAAGACCTGGCTGCTTCACAAAGAGGACTCAGGCGAATGGTTAATTAAGCGGCAGATGTGGAACCTGAAGTAA
- a CDS encoding adenine phosphoribosyltransferase: protein MDIKALIREVPDFPKPGIQFKDITTLLRDAEGLRYTVDVLAEKCADLNPDFVIGMESRGFIFGAPLAYKLGCGFIPVRKPGKLPAAVHCIEYELEYGMDRLEVHQDALHPPESRILIVDDVIATGGTASATAKLVQQTGCTLVGFAFVIELKDLNGRKHLPDVPIITLVEY from the coding sequence ATGGATATTAAGGCTCTGATTCGCGAAGTTCCAGACTTTCCCAAACCGGGAATCCAGTTTAAGGACATTACAACACTCCTGCGGGATGCGGAAGGGCTTCGCTATACCGTTGATGTTTTGGCAGAGAAGTGTGCCGACCTGAACCCTGATTTCGTAATTGGGATGGAGTCACGCGGCTTTATCTTCGGTGCGCCCCTGGCATACAAGTTGGGATGTGGGTTCATCCCCGTTCGCAAACCTGGTAAACTTCCGGCTGCGGTTCACTGCATTGAATATGAACTGGAGTACGGCATGGATCGCCTGGAGGTGCATCAGGATGCACTGCACCCACCAGAGAGCAGAATTTTGATCGTGGATGATGTGATTGCAACGGGGGGAACCGCCAGTGCGACGGCAAAACTGGTGCAGCAAACGGGCTGTACCCTCGTCGGTTTTGCCTTTGTAATTGAGCTAAAAGACCTGAACGGACGCAAACATCTCCCGGATGTCCCTATCATTACGTTAGTTGAGTATTAG
- a CDS encoding nucleotidyltransferase family protein, producing MSGVGLVILAAGASSRLGTPKQLLSYQGQSLIQHVVEKAIASICDPVMVVLGAHAARIRPELAAFDVQVIENLQWSEGISTAVRSGVTTLQMEYPGVEAVVLWVCDQPFVSTQRINQLVATYQRSQPLIVASEYAGVAGVPALFHHTLFPELLALNGDMGARKIIQRHPQNTLRISCPEGAIDIDTPAEYERLMNCE from the coding sequence ATGTCTGGCGTTGGTTTAGTCATCCTGGCAGCGGGTGCTTCTTCTCGTCTGGGCACGCCCAAGCAATTGCTGTCCTATCAAGGGCAAAGTCTGATTCAGCATGTTGTTGAAAAGGCGATCGCTTCTATTTGCGATCCGGTTATGGTTGTTCTGGGTGCCCATGCCGCCCGAATTCGACCCGAACTTGCTGCGTTCGATGTTCAAGTGATTGAGAATCTCCAGTGGTCTGAAGGAATCAGTACTGCTGTGCGATCGGGGGTCACAACGCTTCAGATGGAATATCCTGGCGTTGAAGCCGTTGTTCTATGGGTGTGCGATCAACCCTTTGTTTCCACCCAACGGATCAATCAACTGGTTGCAACTTACCAGCGATCGCAGCCGTTGATTGTTGCCTCAGAATATGCAGGTGTGGCAGGCGTTCCCGCCCTCTTCCATCACACCCTGTTTCCAGAATTGCTTGCCCTTAACGGAGACATGGGTGCCAGAAAAATCATCCAGCGCCACCCACAGAACACCCTGAGAATTTCCTGCCCTGAGGGCGCGATCGACATCGACACCCCCGCAGAATACGAACGACTTATGAATTGTGAGTGA
- the ppsA gene encoding phosphoenolpyruvate synthase → MESIRQAYRDLCQRYGVDKVDVAVRSSATAEDLPDASFAGQQETFLNIRGEEELLDACRHCYASMFTDRAISYRQETGYDHMHVALSVGVQKMVRSDKASAGVMFSIDTESGFPDAAIVSGSWGLGENVVQGAVTPDQFIVYKPLLDRPHLQPIIDKSKGSKEKKMVYATEGSKTVKNINTTGKEREAYVLNDAEILQLARWAVAIESHYQKPMDIEWAKDGETGDLFIVQARPETVQSQKSASTLKAFKLKEKGNLLLTGLSVGEAIASGKVCRVLSVADIDKVEDGSVLVTEMTDPDWVPIMKRVAGIVTDYGGRTCHAAIVSRELGIPAIVGTGDGTRTLKDGQEVTISCAEGDEGKIYQGLLEFETVNVNLDDIPETRTQIMMNIASPSAAFQWWRLPAHGIGLARMEFIINSIIKIHPMALVHYDELKDRAAWKQIRDMTKGYQDKRHYFVDKLALGIAKIAASQYPNPVIVRMSDFKTNEYANLIGGQQFEPKEENPMLGFRGASRYYSDRYREGFALECQAIKRVREFIGFDNVIIMIPFCRTLEEADKVMQVLASNGLKRGENGLQVYVMCEIPANVVLAEQFADRFDGFSIGSNDLTQLTLGVDRDSGELAHLFDERNPAVKWMIQHLIKTAKAKGRKVGICGQGPSDFPDFATFLVELGIDSMSLNPDSVIQVKRRVAEREASLRE, encoded by the coding sequence GTGGAGTCTATCCGGCAGGCCTACCGCGACCTGTGCCAGCGTTATGGCGTCGATAAAGTGGATGTGGCGGTGCGCAGCAGTGCCACCGCTGAGGATTTGCCCGATGCCAGTTTTGCCGGACAGCAGGAAACCTTTCTGAACATTCGGGGCGAAGAGGAACTCCTGGATGCCTGTCGCCACTGTTATGCGTCCATGTTCACCGATCGCGCCATCAGCTACCGCCAGGAAACGGGCTACGACCATATGCACGTCGCGCTGTCCGTTGGCGTTCAAAAAATGGTGCGTTCCGATAAAGCCAGTGCGGGAGTCATGTTCTCGATCGATACCGAATCGGGCTTCCCGGATGCGGCGATCGTCAGTGGTTCCTGGGGATTGGGCGAAAACGTGGTGCAGGGAGCCGTTACCCCCGACCAGTTTATTGTCTACAAACCCTTGTTAGATCGTCCCCACCTCCAACCCATCATCGACAAAAGCAAGGGCAGCAAAGAAAAGAAAATGGTCTACGCCACCGAAGGTAGTAAGACCGTCAAGAACATCAACACCACAGGTAAAGAGCGCGAGGCATACGTACTCAACGATGCGGAGATTCTGCAACTTGCCCGCTGGGCAGTGGCGATCGAATCCCACTACCAGAAACCAATGGATATCGAATGGGCAAAGGATGGGGAGACGGGCGATCTGTTTATTGTCCAGGCACGTCCAGAAACCGTGCAGTCCCAAAAATCCGCCTCTACCCTGAAAGCCTTCAAGCTCAAGGAAAAGGGGAACCTGCTGCTAACCGGGTTAAGCGTGGGTGAAGCGATCGCCTCCGGCAAGGTTTGCCGGGTGCTGAGTGTTGCCGATATCGACAAGGTGGAAGATGGCAGCGTGCTGGTCACCGAGATGACCGACCCGGACTGGGTGCCCATCATGAAACGGGTGGCAGGCATTGTGACGGACTATGGGGGACGCACCTGCCACGCCGCCATTGTGAGTCGGGAGTTGGGCATTCCGGCGATCGTCGGTACGGGCGATGGCACCCGCACCCTCAAAGATGGGCAGGAAGTCACCATTTCCTGTGCAGAAGGGGACGAAGGCAAAATCTATCAAGGGTTATTAGAGTTTGAAACGGTGAATGTCAACCTGGACGACATCCCCGAAACCCGCACCCAGATTATGATGAACATCGCCAGTCCCTCGGCGGCGTTCCAGTGGTGGCGGTTACCTGCCCACGGAATTGGGTTGGCTCGGATGGAGTTTATTATCAACAGCATCATCAAAATTCACCCAATGGCGCTGGTTCACTACGATGAACTGAAGGATCGCGCCGCCTGGAAGCAAATCCGCGACATGACCAAGGGCTATCAGGATAAGCGGCATTATTTCGTCGATAAACTGGCGCTGGGCATCGCCAAGATTGCGGCATCCCAGTATCCCAATCCGGTGATTGTCCGGATGAGCGACTTCAAGACCAACGAATACGCCAACCTGATCGGAGGACAACAGTTTGAGCCGAAGGAAGAAAACCCGATGCTTGGCTTCCGGGGGGCATCCCGCTACTACAGCGATCGCTACCGGGAAGGCTTTGCCCTGGAATGTCAGGCAATCAAGCGTGTGCGCGAATTCATCGGCTTTGACAATGTGATCATCATGATTCCCTTCTGTCGCACGTTAGAGGAAGCCGATAAAGTCATGCAGGTGTTAGCAAGTAATGGATTGAAGCGGGGCGAAAATGGTTTGCAAGTTTATGTCATGTGCGAAATCCCGGCAAACGTGGTGCTGGCAGAACAGTTTGCCGATCGGTTCGATGGCTTCTCGATTGGCAGTAACGACCTGACCCAATTGACCTTAGGGGTCGATCGGGATTCCGGTGAACTGGCGCACCTGTTTGATGAACGCAATCCTGCGGTGAAGTGGATGATTCAACACCTGATCAAAACCGCCAAAGCCAAGGGGCGGAAGGTGGGTATCTGCGGCCAGGGACCGAGCGACTTCCCCGACTTCGCCACCTTCCTGGTTGAACTCGGCATCGATTCCATGTCCCTCAACCCAGATAGCGTGATTCAGGTGAAACGCCGCGTCGCTGAACGGGAGGCGAGTTTGAGGGAGTAG
- a CDS encoding Uma2 family endonuclease, producing MTYSFNAIVHHSIVMAYSLNATADIGNAIAPTGNVAPHILEKPPMVQTQPKSVTLEEFLKLPETKPASEYIDGQIIQKPMPQGEHSVIQGEFVTVVNAVVKPQKIARSFPELRCTFGGQAIVPDVSVFVWNRIPRKENGEVASVFSLAPDWVIEILSPDQSQTKVTKKILHCLEHGTQMGWLIDPDERTVFVYLPKQQTQVFDEPEQLLPVPSFAAELRLAVGELFNWLLE from the coding sequence ATGACTTACAGTTTTAATGCGATCGTCCACCATTCGATTGTGATGGCTTACAGTCTTAATGCAACCGCTGACATTGGAAATGCGATCGCCCCCACTGGGAATGTAGCCCCTCACATTTTGGAGAAACCCCCAATGGTTCAAACTCAACCCAAATCCGTAACCCTGGAAGAGTTTCTGAAACTACCCGAAACGAAACCCGCCAGTGAGTATATCGACGGTCAAATCATCCAGAAACCAATGCCTCAAGGTGAACACAGTGTAATCCAGGGCGAATTCGTTACGGTGGTAAATGCTGTCGTCAAGCCGCAGAAAATTGCCCGATCGTTTCCAGAACTCCGGTGTACTTTTGGTGGGCAAGCGATCGTTCCTGATGTCTCAGTCTTTGTCTGGAACCGGATTCCCCGCAAAGAAAATGGAGAAGTTGCCAGTGTTTTCTCGCTCGCTCCAGACTGGGTAATTGAAATCCTCTCACCTGACCAGAGTCAAACGAAAGTAACGAAAAAGATTCTGCATTGCCTGGAACACGGAACCCAAATGGGATGGCTCATCGATCCAGATGAACGAACCGTTTTCGTTTACCTGCCAAAGCAACAAACCCAAGTATTCGATGAACCAGAACAGCTTCTTCCCGTGCCATCTTTTGCTGCCGAATTACGACTTGCCGTAGGAGAATTATTTAATTGGCTGTTGGAGTAA
- a CDS encoding ABC transporter permease, giving the protein MAIRYPLLAISQNMTTSDRRKFDSNLDSLTAFFASDTFAYIVKRVLQALLTLLLASALCFFIIQLAPGDYLDTLKENPKISPERIEQLRKQFGLDKSWIEQYFRWLWQVVTQGNFGTSFIYQRSVASLLWERVPATLLMAISSLVVTWAIAIPLGIVGAVNQNRTIDRFLQVLSYTGQGFPSFIAALMLLIFAQNTTPLFPVGDMTSIDHADLNWFGKILDIGWHLILPTIALSITSFAGLQRITRGQLLDVLRQDYIQTARAKGLPENKVIYVHALRNAINPLITLLGFEFAALLSGAFITEYFFNWPGLGRLILQAMQAQDLYLVMASLMMGAFMLIVGNLLADLLLKVVDPRIKLGAS; this is encoded by the coding sequence TTGGCTATCCGCTATCCGCTACTCGCTATTAGCCAGAATATGACGACCTCCGATCGCCGCAAATTTGACTCCAATCTGGACAGCCTCACCGCGTTCTTTGCCAGCGACACCTTCGCTTACATCGTCAAGCGGGTGTTGCAGGCGCTGTTAACCCTGCTGCTGGCATCTGCCCTCTGTTTCTTCATCATTCAACTCGCGCCTGGGGATTATCTGGATACGCTGAAGGAAAATCCCAAGATTTCGCCAGAGCGGATTGAGCAACTCAGAAAACAGTTTGGGCTGGATAAGTCCTGGATTGAGCAATATTTTCGCTGGCTCTGGCAGGTGGTGACGCAGGGAAATTTTGGCACCAGCTTTATCTACCAGCGATCGGTGGCTTCTCTCCTATGGGAAAGAGTTCCCGCGACCTTGTTGATGGCAATTTCATCTCTGGTCGTCACCTGGGCGATCGCCATTCCCTTAGGAATTGTGGGGGCAGTTAACCAGAACCGAACGATCGATCGATTTCTCCAGGTACTGAGTTATACGGGGCAGGGGTTTCCCAGTTTCATCGCGGCTCTGATGCTGCTGATTTTTGCCCAAAACACCACTCCCCTGTTTCCCGTTGGGGATATGACCAGCATCGATCATGCCGACCTGAACTGGTTCGGCAAAATTCTCGACATTGGCTGGCATTTGATTCTGCCCACGATCGCCCTCAGTATCACCAGTTTTGCTGGGCTTCAACGAATTACCAGAGGTCAACTGCTGGATGTTCTCCGGCAGGACTATATTCAAACCGCCCGCGCCAAAGGTCTACCCGAAAATAAGGTCATCTACGTCCACGCTCTGCGGAATGCCATCAACCCCCTGATTACCCTGCTTGGGTTTGAATTTGCCGCCCTCCTTAGCGGTGCATTCATCACCGAATACTTCTTCAATTGGCCCGGTCTGGGACGCCTGATCCTCCAGGCAATGCAGGCACAGGATCTTTACCTGGTGATGGCAAGCCTGATGATGGGTGCTTTCATGTTGATTGTCGGCAATCTGCTGGCAGACCTGCTGCTGAAGGTCGTTGACCCCCGGATCAAGCTGGGTGCGAGTTAG
- a CDS encoding AAA-like domain-containing protein, whose protein sequence is MSDSQAIEVFFSYSHRDEALRDELAKHLSIMKRQGVIKAWHDRQITAGSEWAGDIDAHLNSAQVILLLISADFLASDYCYDIELTQAMVRHEAREACVIPIILKPVDWHGAPFGKLQALPKNAQPITTWANTDEAFLNVAQGIRKAVEAVLQTSKPDAEEEKTQSSLVVSLEEPDGAVPLGSQFYMERSPIDADCYERLVRPGALIRIKAPGQMGKTSLISRVLDSAKQQGYRTAAVNFRSIDAEFWSSLDQFLQWFCASVTEAMERPDKLADYWKGILGAKNKSIRYFERYLLAESDMPLVLGLDNADEIFAHEEIARDFFGLLRTWHEQGKNEDAWKKLRLVIAHSKEVYIPLNMDQSPFNVGFATELRELRRVEVQDLIQRHGLQWGEEPMEQLMQLVGGHPYLLRVALYQIARQRMTLTELLEVAPTEGGLYGEHLRHHYLNLKSDHKLVTALRQVVSTDQPVQVGTEEAFRLQSMGLVKYQGNAVVPLCGLYRRYFGDLLNRG, encoded by the coding sequence ATGTCAGACAGTCAAGCAATCGAAGTTTTTTTCTCCTACTCCCATCGAGATGAGGCTTTGAGGGATGAACTAGCCAAGCATCTCAGCATCATGAAGCGTCAGGGAGTAATTAAGGCGTGGCACGATCGCCAGATTACCGCTGGTAGCGAATGGGCAGGCGATATAGATGCTCACCTCAATTCAGCGCAGGTGATTCTATTGCTGATCAGTGCGGATTTCCTGGCTTCCGATTACTGCTACGACATTGAGCTAACTCAGGCGATGGTGCGGCATGAAGCGAGGGAAGCCTGTGTGATTCCGATTATCCTGAAGCCTGTGGATTGGCATGGTGCGCCCTTCGGCAAATTGCAGGCGTTGCCCAAAAATGCCCAACCGATTACGACCTGGGCAAATACCGATGAGGCGTTTTTGAATGTGGCTCAGGGAATCCGCAAAGCGGTTGAGGCGGTCTTGCAGACATCGAAGCCAGATGCGGAGGAGGAGAAGACTCAATCTAGCCTGGTTGTCAGTTTGGAGGAGCCAGACGGAGCCGTTCCTCTCGGCTCTCAGTTTTATATGGAGCGTTCCCCGATCGATGCGGATTGCTATGAACGGTTGGTCAGACCGGGAGCACTGATCCGGATTAAAGCGCCGGGGCAGATGGGCAAGACTTCATTGATCAGTCGGGTGCTGGACTCTGCCAAGCAGCAGGGGTATCGAACGGCGGCTGTGAACTTCCGGTCGATCGATGCCGAGTTTTGGTCCAGTTTGGATCAGTTCCTCCAGTGGTTTTGTGCCAGTGTGACGGAGGCAATGGAGCGACCCGATAAGCTGGCAGACTACTGGAAAGGCATTTTAGGAGCGAAAAACAAGAGTATTAGATACTTCGAGCGCTACCTGTTGGCAGAATCCGATATGCCTTTGGTGCTGGGTCTGGATAATGCGGATGAAATCTTTGCCCACGAGGAAATCGCCAGAGACTTTTTTGGGTTGCTGCGAACCTGGCATGAGCAGGGCAAGAACGAAGATGCCTGGAAGAAGCTGAGGCTGGTGATAGCCCATTCCAAGGAAGTCTACATTCCGTTGAACATGGACCAGTCGCCGTTTAATGTTGGATTTGCAACTGAGTTACGGGAGTTGAGACGGGTGGAGGTGCAAGATCTGATCCAGCGGCATGGGCTTCAGTGGGGTGAGGAGCCGATGGAACAACTGATGCAGCTTGTGGGTGGGCATCCCTATCTATTGCGGGTGGCACTTTACCAGATTGCCCGACAGCGGATGACCCTAACGGAGTTGTTGGAGGTCGCACCGACGGAAGGGGGATTGTATGGAGAACATTTGCGGCATCATTATTTGAATCTAAAATCGGATCACAAACTGGTGACGGCTCTGCGTCAGGTTGTGTCTACCGACCAGCCTGTTCAGGTGGGAACTGAGGAAGCGTTCCGACTGCAAAGCATGGGGCTGGTGAAGTACCAGGGGAATGCGGTTGTGCCATTGTGCGGTCTGTATCGACGTTATTTTGGCGATCTCCTGAACCGTGGATGA
- a CDS encoding Uma2 family endonuclease: protein MTIASGKKIWTDEEFMALPGSERYELVNGELLDMGNSGMEHGEIGSFLGGSLSLYVRSRKLGVVCDSSTAFTMKSGNKRSPAISFVVRERLQGRKRLPKGFFEGSPDLAVEILSPNNTVEEIHTKIVEYFENQTRLVWVIHPDEKYVLVYHSPEPDRLLRLDDQLEGETVIPGFSLPVRELFTEWEF from the coding sequence ATGACAATCGCCTCAGGCAAGAAAATCTGGACCGATGAGGAGTTCATGGCGTTGCCCGGTAGCGAACGCTATGAGTTAGTCAATGGGGAACTGCTGGATATGGGAAATTCCGGGATGGAGCATGGCGAAATCGGCAGTTTCTTGGGGGGAAGCCTGTCGCTCTATGTCCGTTCCAGGAAGTTGGGAGTGGTCTGTGACTCTAGCACCGCCTTCACGATGAAGTCTGGTAATAAGCGATCGCCCGCTATCTCGTTTGTTGTCAGAGAGCGCTTGCAAGGACGTAAGCGCTTGCCAAAAGGATTTTTTGAGGGGTCGCCCGACCTGGCAGTCGAGATCTTGTCGCCTAACAACACGGTGGAAGAAATTCACACCAAGATCGTGGAGTACTTTGAAAATCAAACCCGACTCGTATGGGTCATCCATCCCGATGAGAAATATGTCCTCGTTTATCACTCACCTGAACCTGATCGGCTCTTGCGATTAGATGATCAATTAGAGGGTGAGACGGTGATTCCAGGATTTTCGCTGCCTGTCCGAGAACTGTTTACCGAATGGGAGTTTTAG
- a CDS encoding IS110 family RNA-guided transposase → MSSSSPVVDAVLGLDIGKTRIHGVLLCGTQALRRKAVANTVAGHQELLAWLSQQRFTQLHACLEATSTYGHAIAKQLHHAGYGVTIANPQAVHAYAQSRLSRTKTDAADARLIAEYCRDLKPELWQPPAPEVEVLQNLMRRVQALEQMIGQETNRLETAPPELVSEINTHITFMEDQLKALRDKIRTHIDQFPGLKRQHELLDSIPGIGPHTAALILAEIGSWQHFASARQLAAYAGLTPQEKTSGTSIHGKPRLCKLGNARLRKALFLPALCLLRWSKPIQAWRAQLLQRHKTKRQVVGAVMHKLIRWIYGVLHANKPFDAQVCFPTSST, encoded by the coding sequence ATGTCATCGTCGTCCCCTGTCGTTGATGCTGTATTGGGTTTAGACATTGGCAAAACACGGATTCATGGGGTGTTGCTCTGTGGCACCCAAGCGCTTCGACGCAAAGCGGTCGCCAACACAGTTGCTGGGCACCAAGAATTGCTTGCTTGGTTGAGCCAGCAACGCTTTACCCAGTTACATGCCTGTCTCGAAGCCACCAGCACCTATGGGCATGCCATCGCCAAGCAGTTGCATCACGCCGGGTATGGCGTGACGATTGCCAATCCCCAAGCGGTCCATGCTTATGCCCAGAGTCGCTTGAGTCGCACCAAGACCGATGCGGCTGATGCTCGCTTAATTGCCGAATACTGCCGTGACCTGAAGCCTGAGCTTTGGCAACCACCGGCCCCTGAGGTGGAAGTGTTGCAAAATCTGATGCGACGGGTGCAGGCCCTCGAGCAGATGATTGGACAGGAAACCAATCGCCTCGAAACAGCTCCCCCTGAGTTGGTAAGCGAGATTAACACTCACATCACCTTTATGGAAGACCAACTCAAAGCCTTGCGAGACAAGATTCGAACCCATATCGACCAATTCCCCGGTCTCAAACGGCAACACGAATTGCTCGATTCGATTCCTGGTATTGGTCCTCACACCGCGGCCCTGATTCTCGCAGAAATCGGCAGTTGGCAGCACTTTGCTTCGGCTCGGCAGTTGGCGGCTTACGCCGGACTCACGCCCCAGGAAAAAACCTCTGGCACATCGATTCACGGCAAGCCCAGGCTGTGCAAACTTGGTAATGCCCGCTTACGCAAAGCCCTGTTTCTCCCAGCCCTGTGCCTTTTACGCTGGAGCAAGCCGATTCAAGCTTGGCGCGCACAACTCCTCCAGCGCCACAAAACTAAGCGTCAAGTCGTCGGGGCCGTAATGCATAAGCTGATTCGCTGGATTTACGGGGTTCTGCACGCCAATAAACCTTTTGACGCCCAGGTCTGCTTCCCAACCTCATCGACTTGA
- a CDS encoding pPIWI-associating nuclease domain-containing protein has product MKGSDWKDNIYPSLEFLEKIREHIQENEKLFSSISSNPAFQQARMLQEKIRNIPEAPANFQSIEQLTKRDLNAAVLKKALDQIRQAVTSPHILKVDQLQQLSESTQDMIAYTLPNLETMASMSAAFAKVSKSHDAFSNLLPEYNLLKLAAFRTAEIQVLIGGVIDSSSEISELYKPLSTSLSSLSASSAFIWSSFASKSVSLQTLPKWLLEAPIIQTYQASRNVAQIINIEEEIEEEIEESITLHNERGDVLGLLENLGSEFSSIFIGAKEAVIYKRQDYVRHASVSLRELLDKLLEHLAPTEVVQKWTESADLLQKRQIHKARLKYLFRELSYGSYTDFIEKDIELILQTFYALNKGTHTLSSPFTDKTMSVLMARVEGHLLMILTAANL; this is encoded by the coding sequence ATGAAAGGCTCAGATTGGAAGGATAACATATATCCCTCTTTGGAATTTTTAGAAAAAATTAGAGAGCATATTCAAGAAAACGAAAAATTATTTAGCTCAATATCATCTAACCCGGCTTTTCAGCAAGCTCGCATGCTACAAGAGAAAATTCGTAATATTCCTGAAGCTCCAGCAAATTTCCAATCCATTGAACAATTAACTAAGAGGGATTTGAATGCTGCTGTACTTAAAAAAGCATTGGATCAGATTCGGCAAGCTGTAACATCCCCCCACATTTTGAAGGTTGATCAGCTACAACAACTATCAGAATCTACTCAAGATATGATCGCTTATACATTGCCAAATCTGGAGACTATGGCTTCAATGTCAGCAGCATTTGCAAAAGTATCCAAAAGCCACGATGCTTTTAGCAATCTCCTACCAGAATACAATCTTCTCAAGCTAGCTGCATTTAGAACTGCTGAAATTCAAGTACTAATTGGTGGAGTCATAGACTCAAGTAGTGAAATTTCGGAACTATACAAACCACTGTCTACTTCTTTATCATCACTATCCGCGTCTTCTGCATTTATATGGAGTAGTTTTGCAAGTAAATCGGTATCACTTCAGACACTACCTAAGTGGCTTCTAGAAGCTCCTATCATACAAACTTATCAAGCATCCCGTAATGTCGCTCAAATCATTAATATCGAAGAAGAAATCGAAGAAGAAATAGAAGAATCTATAACGCTTCATAACGAGCGAGGAGACGTTTTAGGGCTTCTTGAAAATCTTGGCTCAGAGTTTTCAAGTATATTTATAGGAGCAAAAGAGGCAGTCATTTACAAGAGGCAGGATTACGTGCGCCATGCATCTGTCTCACTTCGTGAATTACTGGATAAACTATTGGAACATCTCGCTCCAACCGAAGTTGTGCAAAAGTGGACTGAAAGTGCAGACCTTCTGCAAAAAAGGCAGATCCACAAAGCGCGTTTAAAGTACTTGTTTCGTGAGTTAAGTTATGGTTCTTATACAGATTTCATCGAGAAAGATATTGAGTTAATTCTTCAAACGTTTTATGCCTTAAACAAAGGTACCCACACTCTGTCAAGCCCTTTTACTGATAAAACTATGAGTGTTTTAATGGCACGTGTTGAGGGACATCTTTTGATGATTTTGACCGCTGCAAACCTCTAG